From Abiotrophia defectiva ATCC 49176:
CAGATAGTCTGTCAGCAACTGTTCCCACTTCATCATCTCACTCCCCCTTTTACCCTATTATATCAAATTATGATTTAGTCACCCTAGCTTGGCGCTTCAAAATGACAAAAGACACGACCAAAGGAGAAAAGGTCGTGTCTTTAATTCGTTATGCTCCAAAGGGTGAGCCTACCCCCGAGCTATCAAGATTATTCTGTTTCTTTTGGCTTATAGCTTGCAAGCCCTAAACCAGCTAAGAGGCTGAGTGCTGCAGCACTAAAGAAGAAATTACTTGTCTCCCCAGCAGCTGGTAATTGCCCCTGTTTTGCCTCATTAGCATTGCCTGTAGGGCTCTGACTAGCAGATGCAAGGCCAGATTCAGCTAGCGTTTGCTGAAGTTGACTTGTTTGGTTTCTATCTGCTTGCTTTGATCCAACCTCAACTGCATAGAGTGAGAAGTGAGGCGCTGTCAAGATGACCTTGCGTCCATCTTCTGACATACGGAAGTCTACCGCTTGTCCTGGTATACCTTGGGCATCTAAATGATAGGCCTTGGCTACCGTCCCATCCACTGGAATGGATACTTGGGCTGGCCGTTGGATTTGGACGCCTTGACCCTCCTTATCTTGGAATTGAATTTCGTAGACTAAGACATTATCAGGTAACCCAGGCACCTTAACACGTCCCACATGTAAAGACACTACTTGCTTGCCTAAACCTTCTGGTGGGATGGTGACACTAACCCCCGTATCCTTGTCATTATCTTCAAAAGTTACAGTACCATCTGGATTGTAGGTAACATTGACTCCTTGGCTACGATAGAGTGGTACTGTCACATCAGAGTCTGACGGATCAGTTGGATGGTCAGGTTCTGGCGTCACGGGGTCTGCAGGACTAATCGGCAAGGTAACACCTTCAACCTTGACTGGTAGACCATGCAAACTTTCAATATGGCCAGACTCTAGCCCCGTCACACTTACCTTGTCATGCACTGTTTCGGCACTAAAGAGTAGGGTTTTGCTAGATAGTTGTGTGTAGAATCGCGCCGTCTTACCATTTGATAAGGTCAAAACTGGCGAATCATTCACTAGCACTTCGTGGTCAAAGTTCACTGCAAAAATCTTACTGTCATAGTGCTCTGTATTCAAGGCCTTGACTTCGTTGGCTTGAACTGGATCTTTGGTAATAAAGTCCCAATTGACTGTCTTGTAGGATAAGGTAAAGTCATTTTGAGTCCCTTCCTTGTGTTCATAGAGAATCCCATAAACACCTGGTGACACCTCTTGAAGTGAGTTGTAGGCATAGGAGCCCGGCTGAATCAAACGATGGTGAAGCCAAGTCAAGCTCCCATCCGATTCTACTCGAGCTAAACGAATGGTCCCTTCACTTCGAGAGTTCCCTTCCCCATTGGCATTAGAGAGGACAATATACTCTTGTCCTTGATGGTGAGTTGAAATGGCCGCTAATTGAACATATGAATCATGCACATCTTGATAGTAATCCAATTGTTTGGCCCAGGTCTGACCGCCATCATAGCTGGTCGCCACTTGCAACTGGCCAAATAGACCACGCATGAAGAGTTTCACCTGCCCATTATCAAGTTGAACGGCTGAAGCTTCTGTATTTTGATACCAGTAATCATCCATGGTGCTTGAATGTAAGGTGCCGTCTTCAATTGGCAAATTATCATTGACCGCCTCTCCCATGTGCCAGGTTTCCCCATGGTCATCAGAATAGATGACACGAGAAGATTGGGAGCCACTAAGGTGAGATACAAAGTTAGTCGAATAGGTTGGCACGATAATGCGACCAGCATGTGGCCCAGTCCGAAGTACTGTTCCTGTCCCTGGCCCTACTCCTAAGAATTTCATCCAATCGGCTTTTACCATTGGCGTAATATCACGAGGCGCTGACCAGGTCTTGCCATCATCATCACTGTATGATAACCAGAGATAGTTGTCTTTGGCTACTCGGAAAGGTGAGGTCTTGTTGCTAGTAAAGTAGACATTACCTAAGAGATTCTCACCTTGGTAGATGTCCCCTTTATCTTCATATTTTGGTTTTACCGGATCCACCACTACTCGATAGTCTGTCTTGGTTCCATCAGGTGCATAGACATACCCTTGCTCGCGAATAGTGTAGTGTCCCTGCTCACCTTCACGGTAAAGCACTTGATAGGTCTTACCATCAATGGTCTGGTACATGGTTTCCTTTTGCTCAGACATACCGAAGATGCCTCGGCCTTCTGGAAACATATCATAAATTGAGAAGATGCGTTTGGTTTTTGGATCTTGAACTAGCACCTGGTCGATTGTCACAGGAGAGGCTTGGTCTGCTCTTTCAGGATTAGGATTATCTCGTAGGTTGGCAATATGGATGCGGTCACCCCAGGTCTTACCGCCGTCCTCGCTACGTCGAACCACCATCCCGATATCGCCCCAGTCAGAAGCGTGAAGTCGTCGTTCATCGGCAGAAGCAATTAAAGTACCCTTATCAGTCTTAAGCAAAGCAGGAATACGATAGCTAGCAATTCCGTCAGCATTCGGTTGACCACTATGCCCGCTCTCGAAAACGTCCTTTTTATCAGAAATCTCTGCTCCCGGTGCTGGCTCTAACTGTAAAGGTTGTCGCTTGAATAGTTGGCTGCGTTCCCCCACTTCTTCTTGTGATAAGGCGCGATTGTAAATGGATAAGTTACGTACTGTTAAGTCACTACCCCAACGTAAGTCAGATCCTCTACGTGTCTTGCCAATTTGTAAATCTGTCAAATCAGGCATATCACTTAGAAATTTACCTGATACTGGGCTAGTTCGTGACAAGACCCCATTGACATAGAGGCGAACTTTTCCTGTTTCTTTGTTAGGATCTGGACGTTCCACTGTAAAAGTCACTGAATTCCATTGGCCTGGCGTCACTTTAAGGGGCGCATCACTATAGCTTCCATAAAACTGCTCACCTTGGCGACCACGAGCTTCCACC
This genomic window contains:
- a CDS encoding sialidase family protein is translated as MSKQAKDLFDRRSRFAIRKLATGVFSVVIGHVLFLSPQTSVSAQEIPQSNTTESISQPENVNVSEKVNELSETSNPEEVPATDANSPKAEEESSVSSSEKTEESSQPQRDEIVREVGRENQVLDQNDVATNQENNQRVDLSQHLESLKKLTNATIHMEFKPSERAPQFYSLFSASSNKFVNEYFTLAVHNGTALVEARGRQGEQFYGSYSDAPLKVTPGQWNSVTFTVERPDPNKETGKVRLYVNGVLSRTSPVSGKFLSDMPDLTDLQIGKTRRGSDLRWGSDLTVRNLSIYNRALSQEEVGERSQLFKRQPLQLEPAPGAEISDKKDVFESGHSGQPNADGIASYRIPALLKTDKGTLIASADERRLHASDWGDIGMVVRRSEDGGKTWGDRIHIANLRDNPNPERADQASPVTIDQVLVQDPKTKRIFSIYDMFPEGRGIFGMSEQKETMYQTIDGKTYQVLYREGEQGHYTIREQGYVYAPDGTKTDYRVVVDPVKPKYEDKGDIYQGENLLGNVYFTSNKTSPFRVAKDNYLWLSYSDDDGKTWSAPRDITPMVKADWMKFLGVGPGTGTVLRTGPHAGRIIVPTYSTNFVSHLSGSQSSRVIYSDDHGETWHMGEAVNDNLPIEDGTLHSSTMDDYWYQNTEASAVQLDNGQVKLFMRGLFGQLQVATSYDGGQTWAKQLDYYQDVHDSYVQLAAISTHHQGQEYIVLSNANGEGNSRSEGTIRLARVESDGSLTWLHHRLIQPGSYAYNSLQEVSPGVYGILYEHKEGTQNDFTLSYKTVNWDFITKDPVQANEVKALNTEHYDSKIFAVNFDHEVLVNDSPVLTLSNGKTARFYTQLSSKTLLFSAETVHDKVSVTGLESGHIESLHGLPVKVEGVTLPISPADPVTPEPDHPTDPSDSDVTVPLYRSQGVNVTYNPDGTVTFEDNDKDTGVSVTIPPEGLGKQVVSLHVGRVKVPGLPDNVLVYEIQFQDKEGQGVQIQRPAQVSIPVDGTVAKAYHLDAQGIPGQAVDFRMSEDGRKVILTAPHFSLYAVEVGSKQADRNQTSQLQQTLAESGLASASQSPTGNANEAKQGQLPAAGETSNFFFSAAALSLLAGLGLASYKPKETE